One window of Neorhodopirellula lusitana genomic DNA carries:
- a CDS encoding right-handed parallel beta-helix repeat-containing protein, translated as MKSLCPPLCQLFFPGLIIAIALQLVSSTAIQGGELFVAPSGNDSNPGTQSAPFATLHKAKQVIAANGNSESVHVHVANGTYYLPETLIFTPADSGTEDAPVLYQAESEGGVVLSGGLRLDLTWQPYRDGILMAQTPVGLSIDQLFVNGTNQRMARYPNFDATKKTEAYQGFAADAFSKERAATWADPTGGYIHAMHRARWGGYHYRITGKDDKGEVTYEGGWQNNRPMGMHKDYRMVENIFEELDAPGEWFHNADKNILYHIPTPGTDLAKANIEVVRLGNLVEFRGTEDKPVQHITLKGFTVRHSARTFMDTKEPLLRSDWAIYRGGAFMLTGTQDIQILDCEFDQVGGNAIFANNYNRRVLVKGCHIHDTGASGVCFVGDPDAVRDPLFAYGQKNDLSKIDRKRGPKTNNYPADCTVEDCLIHGIGRVERQPAGVQIEMASRITVRNCSVYDCARSGINIGDGCWGGHRIEGCDVFDTVQETHDHGSFNSWGRDRFWRSDQKTSQAAIDKDPELPFLDAIQTTVIHDNRFRCDHGWDIDLDDGSTNYDIYNNLCLAGGLKLREGFRRRAWNNITVNNGLHPHVWYNNSGDEVWGNIFMLAPRAARMPTQLAKGKRVDGNLYFAATPEIKNRFARFGWDVNSLVADPLFINPAEGDFRVKEGSPAFKIGFKNFPMDQFGVQKPSLKKIAETPTIPEVEPREALSPPRPDSPKPPAASAAYVWLGAEVASLKGQEFSAFGVSKDDGGVKLSNVLPSCDAAKIGLKNDDLIQSLNGKPVKGVADLIQAYTFAGDSPLTLAVIRNQAPIKIESDDAAFVELESAATANSFKQLVVHSKPNGSASANPATKEASLSSLVDGKLEMGYGPIFANGVLKGIYRLDLGEPKSVTAITSWSANQGGIRGKQNVTLFGSNAKRDPGWKLDNKSGLTPLGTIDTSSRAAKKFNAVSLKARNGKSLGTFRWIYWQTRPVSSKDENSAFQELQVE; from the coding sequence ATGAAGTCTTTGTGCCCACCCCTCTGTCAGCTCTTTTTTCCTGGACTGATCATCGCAATCGCACTGCAGCTTGTTAGCTCGACCGCGATTCAGGGTGGCGAACTGTTCGTCGCTCCGTCTGGAAACGACTCCAATCCTGGTACACAGTCCGCTCCCTTCGCCACACTGCACAAAGCGAAACAGGTCATCGCCGCCAACGGGAACTCCGAATCCGTTCACGTGCATGTTGCAAACGGAACGTACTACCTGCCCGAAACACTCATTTTCACGCCCGCGGACTCCGGTACCGAAGACGCACCGGTTCTCTATCAAGCGGAGTCCGAAGGGGGAGTCGTCTTGAGCGGCGGTCTGCGGCTTGACTTGACTTGGCAACCCTACCGCGATGGCATCCTGATGGCTCAAACGCCGGTCGGACTGTCCATTGATCAGCTGTTCGTTAACGGCACCAACCAACGCATGGCTCGGTACCCCAACTTCGACGCAACCAAGAAGACCGAAGCGTACCAGGGCTTTGCCGCTGACGCGTTCTCGAAAGAACGGGCCGCTACCTGGGCCGATCCAACCGGTGGCTACATCCACGCCATGCACCGCGCACGTTGGGGCGGCTACCACTACCGCATCACCGGCAAGGACGACAAAGGCGAAGTGACCTATGAAGGCGGCTGGCAAAACAATCGTCCCATGGGCATGCACAAAGACTACCGCATGGTCGAAAATATCTTCGAAGAACTCGATGCTCCCGGCGAGTGGTTCCACAATGCTGACAAGAACATTCTGTACCACATCCCTACCCCCGGTACGGACCTAGCCAAAGCGAACATCGAAGTCGTTCGACTGGGAAACCTCGTTGAATTCCGTGGCACCGAAGACAAACCCGTTCAACACATCACACTGAAAGGGTTCACCGTTCGTCATTCCGCTCGCACGTTCATGGACACGAAGGAACCGCTGCTACGCAGCGACTGGGCGATCTATCGCGGTGGTGCCTTCATGTTGACCGGAACCCAAGACATCCAGATTTTGGATTGCGAGTTCGATCAAGTTGGCGGCAACGCTATCTTCGCCAACAACTACAACCGCCGCGTGCTCGTCAAAGGCTGCCACATCCACGACACCGGTGCCAGCGGCGTCTGCTTTGTTGGCGACCCCGACGCAGTGCGTGACCCGCTGTTCGCGTATGGCCAAAAGAACGACCTTTCCAAAATTGACCGAAAACGCGGGCCCAAGACCAACAACTACCCGGCCGACTGCACGGTCGAGGACTGCCTGATTCACGGAATCGGACGCGTCGAACGACAACCCGCTGGCGTCCAAATTGAAATGGCCAGCCGGATCACGGTTCGAAATTGTTCGGTCTACGATTGTGCTCGGTCGGGAATCAACATCGGCGACGGATGCTGGGGCGGCCACCGCATCGAAGGCTGTGACGTTTTCGATACCGTTCAAGAAACTCATGACCACGGGTCATTCAATTCCTGGGGACGCGACCGATTCTGGCGAAGCGATCAAAAGACGAGCCAAGCCGCCATCGACAAGGATCCCGAGCTTCCCTTCTTGGATGCAATCCAAACCACCGTCATCCATGACAACCGTTTCCGATGCGATCATGGCTGGGACATTGACCTGGATGATGGATCGACCAACTACGACATCTACAACAACCTGTGCCTGGCCGGTGGCCTGAAGCTTCGCGAAGGATTCCGACGCCGAGCCTGGAACAACATCACCGTTAACAACGGCCTGCACCCACACGTCTGGTACAACAACAGCGGCGACGAAGTCTGGGGCAACATTTTCATGCTTGCCCCACGGGCTGCACGGATGCCAACCCAACTGGCCAAGGGCAAACGCGTCGACGGCAACCTTTACTTCGCCGCCACCCCCGAAATCAAGAATCGATTCGCCCGATTCGGATGGGACGTCAATTCGCTGGTCGCGGACCCGTTATTCATCAACCCCGCCGAAGGTGACTTCCGCGTCAAAGAAGGCTCACCCGCATTCAAGATTGGTTTCAAGAACTTCCCGATGGACCAGTTCGGCGTTCAGAAACCATCACTAAAGAAGATCGCCGAAACGCCAACGATTCCTGAAGTGGAACCGCGAGAAGCCCTAAGCCCACCACGCCCCGACAGCCCCAAACCACCCGCCGCGAGTGCAGCCTACGTGTGGCTTGGTGCCGAAGTCGCCTCACTGAAGGGACAAGAGTTCTCTGCCTTTGGTGTCAGCAAGGACGATGGTGGAGTGAAACTCTCCAATGTGTTGCCGAGCTGCGACGCAGCCAAGATTGGACTGAAAAACGACGACCTAATCCAAAGCCTCAACGGTAAGCCGGTCAAAGGGGTCGCAGACCTGATCCAAGCGTACACCTTTGCCGGTGACTCGCCGCTAACACTCGCGGTGATTCGCAACCAAGCACCCATCAAAATCGAATCGGACGATGCGGCCTTTGTCGAACTCGAATCCGCTGCAACCGCGAACTCGTTCAAACAACTGGTCGTCCACTCCAAGCCGAACGGCTCAGCCTCGGCGAACCCCGCCACGAAGGAAGCCTCTCTTAGCTCGCTGGTCGATGGAAAGCTAGAGATGGGATACGGCCCGATCTTCGCCAATGGTGTCCTTAAGGGCATCTACCGTTTGGACCTGGGCGAACCCAAGTCAGTCACCGCCATCACCAGCTGGTCGGCCAACCAAGGCGGGATCCGAGGCAAACAAAACGTCACGCTCTTCGGCAGCAACGCCAAACGGGACCCAGGTTGGAAGCTGGACAACAAGTCCGGCCTCACGCCGCTCGGCACAATCGACACCTCATCGCGTGCTGCTAAAAAGTTCAATGCGGTTTCGTTGAAAGCAAGAAACGGCAAGTCCTTGGGCACCTTCCGTTGGATCTACTGGCAAACTCGCCCAGTCTCTTCCAAAGATGAAAACTCGGCGTTCCAAGAACTGCAGGTCGAGTAG
- a CDS encoding alpha-L-fucosidase codes for MMNVRNLFLVRVTQCMVALIVAGAVTASSAQEMDELWGSRVVKMRADNAERGQLFDEGNYAMFIHWGLYSQLGNRVNGKTYYGIGEWIMNRRMANIPVDQYKELAGTFNPVNFDAKEIVQLAKDAGMKYIVITSKHHDGFAMYHSKACDFNIVDSTPWKTDPMKELSAACQEAGLGFGFYYSHNQDWSFPGGGGGPRVNADGTPATFDDYFVNKCLPQVEEITTEYGPIEIVWFDTPGKMPKEYVEKLVEVVHKNQPGALVSGRAGHNLGDYQTLGDMEVPLSNVDGMWESVDTTNDSWAYAWYDEYWKSPQEILRRLVACVGRGGTYMLNIGPRGDGAVPERAARSLREAGEWIRRYPQVVYGTDASPWQHSLPWGDVVSKGNQLFLTVMEWPTSGELYLPGLKSTVGSAQLLSGDERTPLEHETRNGWTVIKVPARAPEKLASVIEVNLNGQPDVDPSFAVDPNLGVEIHAEFASVANASKSEKRWMEKFGEWKGTVHVHDWKAEGRASFEVEVLEPGDYNVSLSYAGEGRLVWGVTIEDGEHIQNQQNSSHNYQEFPIGWMNFPEPGKYTLNVSCLEGNLDSASLKTIRIEPIH; via the coding sequence ATGATGAATGTTCGTAATCTGTTTCTTGTGCGCGTAACGCAATGCATGGTGGCGTTGATCGTTGCCGGCGCCGTTACGGCTTCGTCGGCTCAAGAGATGGATGAGTTGTGGGGCAGTCGTGTCGTCAAAATGCGAGCTGACAACGCTGAACGCGGACAACTGTTTGATGAAGGCAACTACGCGATGTTCATTCACTGGGGACTGTATTCCCAGTTGGGGAATCGAGTGAACGGCAAGACGTATTACGGCATCGGCGAGTGGATCATGAATCGTCGGATGGCCAATATTCCGGTCGATCAGTACAAGGAATTGGCGGGCACGTTCAATCCAGTCAATTTCGATGCCAAGGAAATTGTGCAGTTGGCCAAGGACGCCGGCATGAAATACATCGTGATCACCAGCAAGCACCATGACGGTTTTGCGATGTATCACTCCAAGGCTTGCGACTTCAACATTGTCGACTCGACGCCTTGGAAAACGGATCCCATGAAAGAGCTTTCAGCGGCATGCCAAGAGGCTGGTCTTGGATTCGGGTTCTATTATTCGCACAACCAAGACTGGTCGTTCCCCGGTGGCGGTGGTGGTCCTCGTGTCAACGCGGATGGAACACCAGCGACATTTGATGACTACTTCGTTAACAAGTGCTTGCCCCAGGTCGAAGAGATTACCACTGAATACGGGCCGATTGAAATCGTTTGGTTTGACACTCCCGGGAAAATGCCCAAGGAGTATGTTGAAAAACTGGTGGAAGTGGTCCACAAGAATCAGCCGGGTGCGTTGGTTTCGGGACGCGCAGGCCACAACCTGGGTGACTACCAAACGCTTGGTGATATGGAAGTGCCGTTGAGCAATGTCGATGGTATGTGGGAAAGCGTTGACACGACGAACGACTCATGGGCCTACGCTTGGTACGACGAGTATTGGAAGTCACCGCAGGAAATCTTGCGACGTTTGGTTGCATGTGTGGGCCGTGGTGGGACTTACATGTTAAACATTGGTCCACGTGGTGACGGTGCGGTTCCGGAACGGGCAGCTAGATCTTTGCGGGAAGCCGGTGAATGGATTCGTCGTTACCCTCAAGTCGTCTATGGAACTGATGCCTCGCCTTGGCAGCACTCGCTGCCATGGGGCGACGTCGTATCCAAGGGTAATCAGTTGTTCTTGACGGTGATGGAATGGCCAACCAGCGGCGAGCTGTATTTGCCAGGATTGAAGAGCACGGTTGGGTCAGCTCAATTGCTTTCGGGCGACGAGCGAACACCGCTTGAGCATGAAACGCGAAATGGATGGACTGTGATCAAGGTACCCGCACGTGCACCAGAAAAACTGGCCTCCGTGATCGAGGTTAACTTAAACGGTCAACCGGACGTGGATCCGTCGTTCGCAGTGGACCCGAATTTGGGTGTTGAAATTCATGCTGAGTTTGCGTCGGTGGCGAATGCTTCGAAGTCAGAAAAGCGATGGATGGAGAAGTTCGGCGAATGGAAGGGCACGGTTCACGTGCATGATTGGAAGGCGGAGGGACGTGCCAGCTTTGAAGTCGAGGTGCTGGAACCGGGCGATTACAACGTCAGTTTGTCATACGCTGGCGAAGGGCGTTTGGTGTGGGGCGTGACCATCGAGGATGGCGAACACATCCAAAACCAGCAGAACTCATCGCATAACTACCAGGAATTTCCGATCGGCTGGATGAATTTCCCCGAACCGGGGAAGTACACCTTGAACGTGTCTTGTCTGGAAGGCAATCTGGATTCGGCTAGTTTGAAGACGATTCGGATCGAGCCGATCCACTGA
- a CDS encoding sensor histidine kinase, with translation MMESLGQNLDHLSLSEVEYLLELIDQQRDTLATSNMLGGVGAVGYRSGSFEAKEQRLFVQIDLADKSPVDQLILVPIIYRDSTKGFIADAFPAGFRVILGTDDGEHEVCRFDRTNQLLPRVAPLLVECAGVEASWVRIETTELSPRAWDGRFILQFSEIMVFRNLENLALRQAVTVSSTEHSLFGAWHEKYMVDGFVPYLMDAREGEQSHAYVSPTGDVEMSSLMVDLGAEVDVDEIHYHAADLSDNVPQSHESGFGIPERFVFEGALQSDFSDAIMLAEIKNESVYDVGPVIMRRFPKRLCRYIRLVIKKPCKYGTPGNEIAVFGIAELEVFSKGLNVAFQKEVTSSGLSVTASRSLSGVTDGNNFYGRILSIRTWLEQLALRHDLEVARPRVASELRVRYQRQSAKIRGLVWLAVLLGGATVGAVLIERVLRQRAIGRTRERLAADLHDELGANLHALSLLGDLAQRSTGSPKKLSALLDRMRALSKRSGEAARYCSNLIESKGLFEDLVHDMEKTTSRMMADLDHTMTIEGAEHLDRLSSRNRIDLFLFFKECIVNVLRHSGATKVTTQLVAGEKEVSLVVCDNGRGLGGRLADRVPSSLSRRARLLGARVTAEDIEPEGTRISLSLRHKRFFV, from the coding sequence ATGATGGAGTCGTTGGGGCAGAATTTGGATCACCTTTCGCTATCGGAAGTTGAGTACTTGCTTGAGCTAATCGACCAGCAACGTGACACCTTGGCGACGTCGAACATGCTGGGTGGGGTTGGCGCGGTGGGCTATCGCTCCGGCTCGTTTGAGGCGAAAGAACAGAGACTGTTCGTCCAAATCGACTTGGCGGATAAGTCACCTGTCGACCAGCTGATTTTGGTGCCGATCATCTATCGCGATTCCACGAAGGGGTTTATCGCGGACGCTTTTCCGGCTGGGTTCCGTGTGATCCTGGGGACGGATGATGGCGAACATGAAGTTTGTCGTTTCGATCGAACAAATCAACTGCTGCCCAGGGTTGCACCGTTGCTAGTGGAGTGCGCGGGTGTCGAGGCGTCTTGGGTGCGAATTGAGACGACGGAGTTGTCGCCGCGTGCATGGGACGGGCGGTTTATTTTGCAGTTTTCGGAAATCATGGTTTTTCGGAATCTGGAGAATCTCGCGTTGAGGCAAGCCGTCACGGTTTCGTCAACGGAGCACAGCTTGTTCGGTGCCTGGCATGAAAAATACATGGTTGATGGTTTTGTGCCGTACCTGATGGATGCTCGAGAGGGTGAGCAGAGTCATGCCTATGTCAGTCCAACGGGCGACGTGGAGATGTCATCGTTGATGGTTGATTTGGGGGCGGAAGTGGATGTGGACGAAATTCACTATCATGCGGCGGATCTAAGCGACAACGTTCCACAATCGCATGAAAGTGGCTTCGGAATTCCAGAACGGTTTGTGTTCGAGGGGGCTTTGCAGTCGGATTTCAGTGATGCGATCATGTTGGCGGAGATCAAGAACGAATCCGTCTATGACGTGGGGCCCGTCATCATGCGTCGGTTCCCGAAGCGACTGTGTCGATATATCCGGTTGGTCATCAAGAAACCGTGTAAGTACGGGACACCTGGCAACGAAATCGCCGTGTTCGGGATTGCCGAACTGGAGGTGTTTTCAAAGGGGCTCAATGTTGCTTTCCAAAAGGAAGTGACGTCCAGCGGGCTATCCGTGACGGCCAGTCGGTCGTTGTCGGGCGTGACGGATGGCAACAATTTTTATGGGCGTATTCTGTCGATCAGGACTTGGTTGGAACAACTGGCATTGCGGCATGATTTGGAAGTCGCACGTCCCCGCGTGGCCTCTGAACTGCGTGTCAGGTATCAGCGGCAGTCGGCCAAAATTCGTGGCTTGGTTTGGTTGGCTGTGTTGTTGGGTGGGGCGACCGTGGGGGCGGTGTTGATTGAGCGGGTGTTGCGGCAGCGTGCGATCGGGCGAACCCGCGAGCGACTTGCCGCTGACCTGCACGACGAATTAGGCGCCAACCTGCATGCGTTGAGTTTGTTGGGCGATTTGGCTCAACGAAGTACGGGGTCGCCTAAGAAGCTATCCGCGTTGCTCGATCGCATGCGAGCGTTGTCGAAACGCAGTGGCGAGGCGGCCCGTTATTGTTCGAATCTGATCGAGTCGAAGGGGCTTTTCGAGGACCTCGTCCACGACATGGAAAAGACGACGTCGAGGATGATGGCGGATTTAGATCACACCATGACGATCGAGGGTGCGGAGCATTTGGATCGTCTGTCGTCGCGGAATCGGATCGATCTGTTCTTGTTTTTTAAAGAGTGCATTGTCAACGTGCTGCGACATTCCGGAGCGACCAAGGTGACGACGCAGTTGGTCGCTGGCGAGAAGGAAGTCAGTCTCGTGGTTTGCGACAATGGTCGTGGATTGGGGGGGCGCTTGGCCGATCGTGTGCCTTCGTCGCTGAGTCGTCGCGCCAGGCTACTGGGGGCTCGGGTGACCGCTGAGGACATTGAGCCGGAAGGCACTCGTATTTCACTTTCATTGCGTCACAAAAGATTTTTCGTATGA
- a CDS encoding response regulator has translation MTEMLSGNPVQIMLVEDSPEYREVIRLALLDRTDMEMTSCFGTSEIAIRTLKEKNCEVVPDLILLDLRLPGRSGLESLAEFLECSRGAKIIVLTQSDDPQDVLRAISLGASGYLLKSATLDEIIDGILAVHGGGATLDSGVAKFIIDTLHRKLAKPDQQNLLTERELDIIKLQAEGLVKKEIASRLNIGYSTVDTHVAHIYEKLGVSNAPAAIHRAHSLGLLPPEG, from the coding sequence ATGACCGAAATGTTATCTGGAAATCCAGTCCAAATCATGTTGGTGGAGGACAGCCCCGAATACCGAGAGGTGATTCGGTTGGCGCTGTTGGATCGCACCGACATGGAAATGACCAGCTGTTTTGGCACCTCGGAAATCGCGATTCGTACTCTGAAAGAAAAGAATTGCGAGGTGGTGCCGGACTTGATCCTGTTGGATCTCCGGTTGCCAGGCCGGAGTGGACTGGAGTCGTTGGCGGAATTTCTGGAGTGCAGCCGAGGCGCCAAGATCATTGTGCTGACGCAAAGCGATGATCCTCAGGACGTGTTGCGTGCGATCTCGCTAGGAGCGTCCGGCTATCTGTTGAAGTCCGCCACACTCGATGAAATCATTGATGGGATTTTGGCGGTGCATGGCGGCGGGGCGACCCTTGATTCCGGAGTCGCAAAATTCATCATTGATACGCTGCATCGCAAACTGGCCAAGCCTGATCAGCAGAACCTGCTGACGGAGCGAGAGCTGGACATTATCAAGCTGCAGGCCGAGGGTTTGGTCAAGAAGGAGATTGCCAGCCGATTGAACATCGGTTACTCGACCGTGGACACGCATGTCGCGCATATCTACGAGAAGCTGGGAGTGTCCAATGCACCGGCGGCAATTCACCGTGCTCACAGCCTCGGGCTGCTACCGCCTGAAGGTTGA
- a CDS encoding WS/DGAT domain-containing protein, giving the protein MSIAEPPPTAAPTRRPRLFPLNLSVFEDYMVWDDRSEYPMTFAVQMELNGDLNRDAFRAALAKTLLRHPLLQAIVGPGKGGRDCWIAAPDSQVEINWGCPDAAIDLPTGEAIDIRKQIGLRIWVRGDQEHSVVTMQFHHASCDGIGAYQFIGDWLWFYASEVGVPIDQPLPEFDAQALRARIKNSYDVANYNDDSGKFDGKPTRELGIKCLAGVQPLAKPKPAEPKTGSTQTATTGSFPGMCSFEFDAKTYRELRRVGEVRGQSTNELLIERLLVTLRNWNEDNGRLSRKDFCIMMPMDLREIQSRIATAANLVTYALIRRKPSQCVESESLNDSLREEMLSLKHTRQRTPFMNLVAFLRPYPAWLKRWIASRRCMATAIVSNTGDPTKRFITPLPREKQLLRAGNLLMTDIYGVPPMRSGTRLTISIFTYRRVLKICLRCDPHHFNAAQTQSFADSLEASIASLIKKA; this is encoded by the coding sequence ATGTCGATCGCTGAGCCCCCCCCAACCGCGGCACCCACCCGGCGCCCTCGACTCTTCCCGCTGAACCTCAGCGTGTTCGAAGACTACATGGTTTGGGACGATCGCTCTGAATACCCGATGACGTTCGCGGTACAAATGGAATTGAACGGCGATTTGAATCGTGACGCATTCCGCGCCGCCCTCGCCAAAACGCTCCTGCGACACCCGCTACTGCAAGCCATCGTCGGCCCAGGCAAGGGAGGTCGCGACTGCTGGATCGCCGCCCCTGACTCGCAAGTCGAGATCAACTGGGGTTGCCCCGACGCTGCGATTGATTTGCCCACCGGGGAAGCAATCGACATCCGCAAACAGATCGGGCTGCGAATTTGGGTTCGAGGCGACCAAGAACACTCCGTCGTCACCATGCAATTCCATCATGCATCGTGTGATGGAATTGGTGCTTATCAATTCATTGGCGACTGGTTGTGGTTCTACGCATCCGAAGTCGGCGTTCCGATCGATCAACCGCTTCCCGAGTTTGATGCCCAAGCCCTTCGCGCCCGAATCAAAAACTCGTACGACGTCGCCAACTACAACGACGACAGTGGCAAGTTCGATGGTAAGCCAACCCGTGAGTTAGGGATCAAATGCCTCGCCGGTGTGCAACCCTTAGCGAAGCCAAAGCCAGCGGAACCCAAGACCGGCTCAACACAAACTGCCACCACCGGCAGTTTCCCCGGCATGTGTAGCTTTGAATTCGACGCCAAGACCTATCGAGAACTAAGGCGAGTCGGCGAAGTCCGCGGGCAATCAACCAACGAACTCCTGATTGAACGCTTGCTGGTCACATTGCGCAACTGGAACGAAGACAATGGCCGCCTGAGCCGAAAAGACTTTTGCATCATGATGCCCATGGACTTACGCGAAATCCAATCGCGGATAGCCACGGCAGCCAACCTGGTGACGTACGCACTGATCCGTCGTAAACCTTCCCAGTGCGTTGAATCGGAATCACTTAATGATTCCCTACGCGAAGAAATGCTCAGTTTAAAACACACGCGGCAACGAACGCCGTTCATGAACTTGGTTGCATTCCTGCGTCCGTACCCGGCTTGGCTGAAACGATGGATTGCTAGTCGCCGCTGCATGGCAACCGCAATCGTGTCGAACACCGGCGACCCAACCAAAAGATTCATCACTCCGCTGCCCCGAGAAAAGCAACTCCTGCGAGCAGGCAACTTGCTGATGACTGATATCTACGGTGTCCCGCCGATGCGATCCGGCACACGCCTAACGATTTCCATCTTCACCTACCGTCGCGTGCTTAAGATTTGCTTGCGATGCGATCCGCATCACTTCAACGCTGCCCAAACGCAAAGCTTTGCCGACTCACTGGAAGCCTCCATCGCAAGCTTGATCAAAAAAGCCTGA
- a CDS encoding DUF1598 domain-containing protein yields MNETLTVPALSKSLTRRSAFTRSVAALLFCGLTLMGTVSHAQDTDGGDIIFGNPIAGIDVDATGVLKVRTVDPRLAQQRLREAKIRAQTEDVMQTSPLRKVSLNRLEKAIAAHVQADRPFGDDILAVAGLTTVEYVFYYPETKDIVVAGPAEGYVADPTNRFVGMKSGRPTLLLEDLVTALRAYSPGAPPTRVISVSIDPTPEGLARMQQYLSAVGGRANRGDTLRLVQGLKQNLGLQTVTIKGIPADTHFARVLVEADYRMKLIGIGLEQLPVPVRSYVSRTSPQAVSANALERWFFQPNYDGVSVSDDHLAMRIDERGVQLVGQGERVLGGGKRVQAGRGNRASQAFTQEFTDKYPMIASKVRVYAELQQLIDVAIAAAYIQEQDFYTQADWSMPTLSDEQSVPVQTYTAPEKVETAVNAIWRGNTLMTPLGGGVNMQPRVAFNSDRMVVDANGENAKAQESAGPANLADGQWWWD; encoded by the coding sequence ATGAACGAAACCCTTACCGTTCCGGCTTTATCGAAGTCGCTCACTCGTCGCTCCGCTTTCACTCGATCCGTTGCCGCATTGTTGTTTTGCGGTTTGACGTTGATGGGCACGGTTTCCCACGCCCAGGATACGGATGGTGGCGATATCATTTTCGGTAACCCGATTGCGGGTATCGATGTGGATGCGACGGGCGTCTTGAAAGTTCGAACCGTTGACCCACGTTTGGCTCAACAGCGTTTGCGGGAAGCCAAGATTCGGGCACAAACCGAGGATGTGATGCAGACGAGCCCGCTGCGAAAGGTCTCGCTCAATCGCCTGGAAAAAGCCATCGCTGCACATGTCCAAGCGGACCGTCCGTTCGGTGACGACATTCTGGCCGTAGCCGGACTGACGACCGTTGAATACGTGTTTTACTATCCCGAAACCAAAGACATTGTCGTCGCGGGGCCAGCGGAAGGGTACGTCGCGGATCCGACCAACCGTTTTGTTGGGATGAAGTCCGGTCGCCCAACGTTGTTGTTGGAAGATCTTGTGACTGCCTTGCGAGCTTATTCACCCGGCGCGCCGCCGACGCGTGTGATCTCGGTATCGATTGATCCGACACCTGAAGGTTTGGCCCGGATGCAACAGTACTTGAGTGCGGTTGGTGGACGTGCGAATCGCGGTGACACATTGCGTTTGGTCCAAGGCTTGAAGCAAAACTTGGGGCTGCAAACCGTGACAATCAAGGGAATCCCAGCCGACACGCACTTTGCCCGTGTCCTGGTGGAGGCCGATTACCGGATGAAGTTGATCGGTATCGGGCTAGAACAACTGCCCGTTCCTGTACGAAGCTACGTTTCGCGAACCAGCCCTCAGGCTGTTTCGGCAAACGCTTTAGAGCGTTGGTTCTTCCAACCAAATTACGACGGCGTGTCGGTCAGTGATGATCACTTGGCGATGCGAATCGACGAACGTGGTGTGCAGTTGGTTGGCCAAGGCGAACGTGTCTTGGGCGGCGGCAAACGAGTGCAAGCTGGCCGTGGTAACCGAGCTAGCCAGGCGTTCACTCAAGAGTTCACCGATAAGTACCCGATGATTGCTTCGAAGGTGCGTGTTTACGCTGAGCTTCAGCAGTTGATCGACGTTGCGATCGCCGCCGCTTACATTCAAGAACAAGATTTCTACACCCAAGCGGATTGGTCGATGCCAACGCTAAGCGACGAGCAATCGGTGCCGGTTCAAACCTACACGGCACCTGAAAAGGTCGAGACCGCCGTGAATGCGATTTGGCGTGGAAACACTCTGATGACCCCTCTGGGTGGTGGAGTGAACATGCAGCCGCGAGTTGCATTCAACAGCGACCGGATGGTCGTTGACGCGAACGGTGAAAACGCGAAGGCTCAAGAATCCGCTGGTCCCGCTAATTTGGCTGACGGCCAATGGTGGTGGGACTGA